The following are encoded together in the Diachasmimorpha longicaudata isolate KC_UGA_2023 chromosome 3, iyDiaLong2, whole genome shotgun sequence genome:
- the LOC135160305 gene encoding ribonuclease H1-like, with product MRRFIFGFNYHSPIKFLKMPYYAVAKGRNPGIYMTWDECKAQVDRFPGAAFKKFNAKAEAQSFVTAGASRTGGKERAEKASARYQPYSTIFRDKKKRSQTEEEADPCPLRDFLRFQKGRKGYEAHGKYPSALNTDSENRVDIFTDGACSGNGYRGAKAGFGVYFGENHPLNVAKPVVGRPTNNNAEIQAVTEAALIAKKNGMCKIRINTDSQFLISCLTQWMPGWKRRGWKTASNQPVINKEELIDMEQALTGLDYEFNHVRGHSGIRGNEEADRLARLGAESYK from the exons ATGAGAAGATTTATATTTGGATTCAACTACCATTCACCCATAAAATTCCTCAAAATGCCTTATTATGCTGTGGCAAAAGGTCGTAATCCTGGCATTTATATGACTTG GGATGAGTGTAAAGCACAAGTGGACAGGTTTCCTGGAGCTGCTTTCAAGAAATTCAATGCCAAAGCAGAAGCCCAGAGCTTCGTTACAGCTGGAGCCTCACGAACCGGAGGCAAAGAGAGGGCTGAAAAGGCATCAGCCAGGTACCAGCcatattcaacaattttcagagacaaaaaaaagagGTCTCAGACCGAGGAGGAAGCAGATCCTTGCCCTCTGAGAGACTTTCTACGTTTTCAGAAGGGCAGGAAGGGTTATGAAGCTCATGGCAAGTACCCCAGTGCTCTTAATACTGATTCTGAGAATCGTGTCGACATTTTCACTGATGGTGCATGTTCTGGAAATGGCTATCGTGGAGCCAAAGCTGGATTTGGTGTCTATTTTGGAGAGAATCATCCTTT AAATGTTGCTAAACCAGTAGTGGGCCGTCCAACAAACAACAATGCAGAGATTCAGGCTGTGACAGAGGCTGCTCTGATCGCGAAGAAGAATGGAATGTGCAAGATTAGAATAAACACCGACTCTCAATTCTTGATCAGCTGCCTGACGCAGTGGATGCCTGGATGGAAACGTAGGGGGTGGAAAACTGCATCGAATCAACCGGTGATAAATAAGGAGGAGTTAATAGACATGGAGCAGGCTCTCACTGGATTAGATTACGAATTC AATCACGTGAGAGGACATTCTGGTATCCGAGGTAACGAGGAAGCTGACAGATTGGCTCGATTAGGAGCTGAATCATACAAGTGA
- the LOC135160294 gene encoding uncharacterized protein LOC135160294 isoform X3, whose protein sequence is MFQQGHEGELLSWLKETSLIRSSFNCPQPECQARSMTWVGARLRDRYNWVCPNCSKKQTIREGCFFNGVKTDFKSALMLVLAWCQDVPYEIAAQHLEIKEHIVKKVYEKCGKVCEYYVDSHPDEFQVGGPGMVLIVDEFPGGYMVPEGMDVTTTKKRNNNSHTILCIAEANCIPPKMWLHMIQAMPEPLPKAAKEKKAVQRCGMVEEAIKVITKQVLPGSFLVANRRARCCNYESLQELKQYGVFSVEYLQTFDGLGHQKLLGNLGTIWQNGVDICEEIQESTRSLAQSIISTHLWKQRFGYPSSSSPAFQCMLNHITECYRFT, encoded by the exons ATGTTCCAGCAGGGGCACGAGGGTGAGCTTTTAAGTTGGTTGAAGGAGACATCCCTCATCAGATCGTCGTTCAATTGTCCTCAGCCTGAGTGTCAAGCTCGAAGCATGACCTGGGTTGGGGCGAGACTGCGTGACAGGTACAACTGGGTCTGTCCCAACTGCAGTAAAAAACAAACCATCAGAGAGGGCTGTTTCTTCAATGGAGTAAAGACTGACTTTAAAAGTGCACTTATGCTTGTCCTCGCCTGGTGTCAGGATGTACCTTACGAGATAGCTGCTCAGCATCTGG AAATCAAAGAACACATTGTCAAGAAAGTCTacgaaaaatgtggaaaagtTTGTGAATATTACGTCGATTCACATCCAGATGAATTTCAAGTTGGTGGTCCAGGAATGGTTCTGATTGTCGATGAGTTCCCTGGGGGCTACATGGTGCCAGAGGGGATGGACGTGACTACAACGAAGAAGAGGAATAACAATTCACACACGATACTCTGCATTGCTGAGGCCAACTGCATTCCGCCCAAGATGTGGCTGCACATGATTCAGGCGATGCCAGAG CCCCTGCCCAAGGCAGCGAAAGAAAAGAAGGCCGTTCAGAGGTGTGGTATGGTAGAAGAAGCTATAAAAGTCATCACAAAGCAAGTTTTACCAGGGAGCTTCCTGGTCGCCAATCGTCGGGCTCGATGCTGCAATTATGAGTCTCTTCAAGAGCTCAAGCAATATGGAGTATTCAGTGTGGAATATTTACAGACGTTCGATGGCCTTGGTCACCAAAAGCTACTTGGCAATCtag ggacaatttggcagaaTGGGGTCGATATTTGCGAAGAAATTCAGGAGTCTACTCGTTCTCTGGCTCAATCAATAATCTCGACTCACCTTTGGAAACAGCGATTTGGCTACCCGTCGTCCTCATCACCAGCTTTTCAGTGCATGCTCAATCACATAACCGAATGTTATCGTTTCACATGA
- the LOC135160300 gene encoding uncharacterized protein LOC135160300 isoform X1, with protein MGWFHKPKGYYAVANGRVLGIYDNWADTKEQVLKFSYCDYRKFFCWDDCFMYLRNQGMTEGDFEFVCQRTHQERHNPHQKFYAVAVGRRPGLYTLWANCKDEVLGYKGSDWKVFECKLDAKKFMKRRGHKEYYCENAQPQIPNPLENITFKKDKKGRVKVYTDGSSPMNGLPGATAGIGVWWGHDHPLNLSAAVEGSKATNIVAEIQAAIAACRIAVEFKIDKLVIYTDSEYIIKCMREWWSTWVMNGFMNARNKPVENKEMLQELKTCMEKLDVHFQFVAAHSGVKGNEAADALAKEGAKKSNEE; from the exons ATGGGGTGGTTTCACAAGCCAAAGGGTTATTATGCCGTCGCCAACGGCCGAGTGCTTGGGATCTACGACAATTG GGCGGATACTAAAGAACAGGTCTTGAAGTTTAGCTATTGTGATTATcgcaaatttttttgttgggatGATTGTTTCATGTACTTGAGAAATCAGGGAATGACGGAAGGCGATTTTGA ATTCGTATGTCAAAGAACACACCAAGAACGACACAATCCTCACCAAAAATTCTACGCGGTCGCTGTGGGAAGGCGTCCAGGGCTCTACACCCTCTG GGCCAACTGTAAGGATGAAGTCTTGGGGTACAAGGGGAGTGACTGGAAAGTCTTTGAATGTAAATTGGACGCCAAGAAGTTCATGAAGAGACGAGGGCATAAAGAGTA TTACTGTGAGAATGCTCAACCCCAAATACCCAATCCCCTTGAAAATATCACTTTCAAGAAAGATAAGAAGGGGAGGGTAAAAGTTTATACCGATGGATCGTCTCCAATGAATGGACTTCCTGGAGCCACTGCTGGCATTGGAGTCTGGTGGGGCCACGATCACCCTCT TAATCTGTCGGCGGCAGTGGAAGGATCCAAAGCCACCAACATCGTAGCTGAAATCCAGGCAGCGATTGCTGCCTGCCGAATCGCAGTGGAATTCAAGATCGATAAACTTGTAATCTACACGGACTCGGAGTATATCATCAAATGCATGAGAGAGTGGTGGAGTACTTGGGTCATGAATGGCTTCATGAACGCTCGGAATAAGCCTGTGGAGAATAAAGAAATGCTGCAGGAGCTCAAGACATGTATGGAGAAACTGGATGTGCACTTC CAATTCGTAGCTGCACATAGTGGAGTGAAAGGAAACGAGGCAGCAGATGCGTTGGCCAAAGAAGGAGCCAAAAAGTCCAATGAAGAATGA
- the LOC135160294 gene encoding uncharacterized protein LOC135160294 isoform X2, whose amino-acid sequence MKNIKTSNGKETLERFGDQGGFFDVVLKPMFQQGHEGELLSWLKETSLIRSSFNCPQPECQARSMTWVGARLRDRYNWVCPNCSKKQTIREGCFFNGVKTDFKSALMLVLAWCQDVPYEIAAQHLEIKEHIVKKVYEKCGKVCEYYVDSHPDEFQVGGPGMVLIVDEFPGGYMVPEGMDVTTTKKRNNNSHTILCIAEANCIPPKMWLHMIQAMPEPLPKAAKEKKAVQRCGMVEEAIKVITKQVLPGSFLVANRRARCCNYESLQELKQYGVFSVEYLQTFDGLGHQKLLGNLGTIWQNGVDICEEIQESTRSLAQSIISTHLWKQRFGYPSSSSPAFQCMLNHITECYRFT is encoded by the exons ATGAAGAACATCAAAACAAG CAATGGAAAGGAGACACTGGAGCGATTTGGGGACCAGGGTGGTTTTTTTGACGTCGTTCTGAAGCCAATGTTCCAGCAGGGGCACGAGGGTGAGCTTTTAAGTTGGTTGAAGGAGACATCCCTCATCAGATCGTCGTTCAATTGTCCTCAGCCTGAGTGTCAAGCTCGAAGCATGACCTGGGTTGGGGCGAGACTGCGTGACAGGTACAACTGGGTCTGTCCCAACTGCAGTAAAAAACAAACCATCAGAGAGGGCTGTTTCTTCAATGGAGTAAAGACTGACTTTAAAAGTGCACTTATGCTTGTCCTCGCCTGGTGTCAGGATGTACCTTACGAGATAGCTGCTCAGCATCTGG AAATCAAAGAACACATTGTCAAGAAAGTCTacgaaaaatgtggaaaagtTTGTGAATATTACGTCGATTCACATCCAGATGAATTTCAAGTTGGTGGTCCAGGAATGGTTCTGATTGTCGATGAGTTCCCTGGGGGCTACATGGTGCCAGAGGGGATGGACGTGACTACAACGAAGAAGAGGAATAACAATTCACACACGATACTCTGCATTGCTGAGGCCAACTGCATTCCGCCCAAGATGTGGCTGCACATGATTCAGGCGATGCCAGAG CCCCTGCCCAAGGCAGCGAAAGAAAAGAAGGCCGTTCAGAGGTGTGGTATGGTAGAAGAAGCTATAAAAGTCATCACAAAGCAAGTTTTACCAGGGAGCTTCCTGGTCGCCAATCGTCGGGCTCGATGCTGCAATTATGAGTCTCTTCAAGAGCTCAAGCAATATGGAGTATTCAGTGTGGAATATTTACAGACGTTCGATGGCCTTGGTCACCAAAAGCTACTTGGCAATCtag ggacaatttggcagaaTGGGGTCGATATTTGCGAAGAAATTCAGGAGTCTACTCGTTCTCTGGCTCAATCAATAATCTCGACTCACCTTTGGAAACAGCGATTTGGCTACCCGTCGTCCTCATCACCAGCTTTTCAGTGCATGCTCAATCACATAACCGAATGTTATCGTTTCACATGA
- the LOC135160294 gene encoding uncharacterized protein LOC135160294 isoform X1, giving the protein MKNIKTSPLIDHFSNGKETLERFGDQGGFFDVVLKPMFQQGHEGELLSWLKETSLIRSSFNCPQPECQARSMTWVGARLRDRYNWVCPNCSKKQTIREGCFFNGVKTDFKSALMLVLAWCQDVPYEIAAQHLEIKEHIVKKVYEKCGKVCEYYVDSHPDEFQVGGPGMVLIVDEFPGGYMVPEGMDVTTTKKRNNNSHTILCIAEANCIPPKMWLHMIQAMPEPLPKAAKEKKAVQRCGMVEEAIKVITKQVLPGSFLVANRRARCCNYESLQELKQYGVFSVEYLQTFDGLGHQKLLGNLGTIWQNGVDICEEIQESTRSLAQSIISTHLWKQRFGYPSSSSPAFQCMLNHITECYRFT; this is encoded by the exons ATGAAGAACATCAAAACAAG TCCATTAATTGATCACTTTAGCAATGGAAAGGAGACACTGGAGCGATTTGGGGACCAGGGTGGTTTTTTTGACGTCGTTCTGAAGCCAATGTTCCAGCAGGGGCACGAGGGTGAGCTTTTAAGTTGGTTGAAGGAGACATCCCTCATCAGATCGTCGTTCAATTGTCCTCAGCCTGAGTGTCAAGCTCGAAGCATGACCTGGGTTGGGGCGAGACTGCGTGACAGGTACAACTGGGTCTGTCCCAACTGCAGTAAAAAACAAACCATCAGAGAGGGCTGTTTCTTCAATGGAGTAAAGACTGACTTTAAAAGTGCACTTATGCTTGTCCTCGCCTGGTGTCAGGATGTACCTTACGAGATAGCTGCTCAGCATCTGG AAATCAAAGAACACATTGTCAAGAAAGTCTacgaaaaatgtggaaaagtTTGTGAATATTACGTCGATTCACATCCAGATGAATTTCAAGTTGGTGGTCCAGGAATGGTTCTGATTGTCGATGAGTTCCCTGGGGGCTACATGGTGCCAGAGGGGATGGACGTGACTACAACGAAGAAGAGGAATAACAATTCACACACGATACTCTGCATTGCTGAGGCCAACTGCATTCCGCCCAAGATGTGGCTGCACATGATTCAGGCGATGCCAGAG CCCCTGCCCAAGGCAGCGAAAGAAAAGAAGGCCGTTCAGAGGTGTGGTATGGTAGAAGAAGCTATAAAAGTCATCACAAAGCAAGTTTTACCAGGGAGCTTCCTGGTCGCCAATCGTCGGGCTCGATGCTGCAATTATGAGTCTCTTCAAGAGCTCAAGCAATATGGAGTATTCAGTGTGGAATATTTACAGACGTTCGATGGCCTTGGTCACCAAAAGCTACTTGGCAATCtag ggacaatttggcagaaTGGGGTCGATATTTGCGAAGAAATTCAGGAGTCTACTCGTTCTCTGGCTCAATCAATAATCTCGACTCACCTTTGGAAACAGCGATTTGGCTACCCGTCGTCCTCATCACCAGCTTTTCAGTGCATGCTCAATCACATAACCGAATGTTATCGTTTCACATGA
- the LOC135160300 gene encoding ribonuclease H1-like isoform X2, with the protein MYLRNQGMTEGDFEFVCQRTHQERHNPHQKFYAVAVGRRPGLYTLWANCKDEVLGYKGSDWKVFECKLDAKKFMKRRGHKEYYCENAQPQIPNPLENITFKKDKKGRVKVYTDGSSPMNGLPGATAGIGVWWGHDHPLNLSAAVEGSKATNIVAEIQAAIAACRIAVEFKIDKLVIYTDSEYIIKCMREWWSTWVMNGFMNARNKPVENKEMLQELKTCMEKLDVHFQFVAAHSGVKGNEAADALAKEGAKKSNEE; encoded by the exons ATGTACTTGAGAAATCAGGGAATGACGGAAGGCGATTTTGA ATTCGTATGTCAAAGAACACACCAAGAACGACACAATCCTCACCAAAAATTCTACGCGGTCGCTGTGGGAAGGCGTCCAGGGCTCTACACCCTCTG GGCCAACTGTAAGGATGAAGTCTTGGGGTACAAGGGGAGTGACTGGAAAGTCTTTGAATGTAAATTGGACGCCAAGAAGTTCATGAAGAGACGAGGGCATAAAGAGTA TTACTGTGAGAATGCTCAACCCCAAATACCCAATCCCCTTGAAAATATCACTTTCAAGAAAGATAAGAAGGGGAGGGTAAAAGTTTATACCGATGGATCGTCTCCAATGAATGGACTTCCTGGAGCCACTGCTGGCATTGGAGTCTGGTGGGGCCACGATCACCCTCT TAATCTGTCGGCGGCAGTGGAAGGATCCAAAGCCACCAACATCGTAGCTGAAATCCAGGCAGCGATTGCTGCCTGCCGAATCGCAGTGGAATTCAAGATCGATAAACTTGTAATCTACACGGACTCGGAGTATATCATCAAATGCATGAGAGAGTGGTGGAGTACTTGGGTCATGAATGGCTTCATGAACGCTCGGAATAAGCCTGTGGAGAATAAAGAAATGCTGCAGGAGCTCAAGACATGTATGGAGAAACTGGATGTGCACTTC CAATTCGTAGCTGCACATAGTGGAGTGAAAGGAAACGAGGCAGCAGATGCGTTGGCCAAAGAAGGAGCCAAAAAGTCCAATGAAGAATGA